A window of Pseudomonas guangdongensis contains these coding sequences:
- a CDS encoding alpha/beta hydrolase: MQDSFDPALLRRQLPPLSAAAAAEGDAQVQAYRRFYALAQRPGLRSRLGWVAAGGRRLAVQAWWRDSARATLLLLHGYYDHMGLYRHVLDWALAMDFAVLACDLPGHGLSEGAPASIDDFAEYQAALAALFEAAGQLGLPQPWHLFGQSTGGAILLDYLLGGAPRPEIGQSVLLAPLVRPRAWGRSKLGYHLLNPFVSQIARRFSDNSGDAAFLDFVRHDPLQAQVLPTAWVGALARWIPRIEQAPASAQRPLIIQGDADMTVDWRHNLAVLADKFHGAEQLILPGARHHLVNEEAGQRARLFALLGERFA, translated from the coding sequence ATGCAGGACAGTTTCGATCCCGCACTGCTGCGCCGGCAGCTGCCGCCGCTGAGCGCCGCGGCGGCGGCCGAGGGCGACGCGCAGGTGCAGGCCTACCGGCGCTTCTACGCCCTGGCGCAGCGCCCGGGCCTGCGCAGCCGCCTCGGCTGGGTGGCGGCCGGTGGCCGGCGCCTGGCGGTGCAGGCCTGGTGGCGCGACAGCGCGCGGGCCACGCTGTTGCTGCTGCACGGCTACTACGACCACATGGGCCTGTACCGCCATGTGCTGGACTGGGCGCTGGCGATGGACTTCGCCGTGCTGGCCTGCGACCTGCCCGGCCACGGCCTGTCCGAGGGCGCGCCGGCGAGCATCGACGACTTCGCCGAGTACCAGGCGGCGCTGGCCGCGCTGTTCGAGGCCGCCGGGCAGCTCGGCCTGCCGCAGCCCTGGCACCTGTTCGGGCAGAGCACCGGCGGCGCCATCCTGCTGGATTACCTGCTCGGCGGCGCGCCGCGCCCGGAGATCGGCCAGAGCGTGCTGCTCGCGCCGCTGGTGCGGCCGCGCGCCTGGGGCCGCTCGAAGCTCGGCTATCACCTGCTCAACCCCTTCGTCAGCCAGATCGCCCGGCGCTTCAGCGACAATTCCGGCGACGCCGCCTTCCTCGATTTCGTGCGCCACGATCCGCTGCAGGCGCAGGTGCTGCCCACCGCCTGGGTCGGCGCGCTGGCGCGCTGGATTCCGCGCATCGAGCAGGCGCCGGCCTCGGCGCAGCGGCCGCTGATCATCCAGGGCGACGCCGACATGACCGTCGACTGGCGGCACAACCTAGCGGTGCTGGCCGACAAGTTCCACGGCGCCGAGCAGCTGATCCTGCCCGGCGCGCGGCACCATCTGGTCAACGAGGAAGCGGGCCAGCGCGCGCGCCTGTTCGCCCTGCTCGGCGAGCGTTTCGCCTAG
- a CDS encoding cupin domain-containing protein, with product MPAANLFRPLPDARGGERFDDLLNRPGCRIERIVSHGQASPPGFWYAQDWDEWVLLLAGHALLRLDGEPAPRALAEGDHLLIPAGCRHRVEATAADRPTVWLAVHLDAPAPPAPAAS from the coding sequence ATGCCGGCCGCCAACCTGTTCCGCCCGCTGCCCGACGCCCGCGGCGGCGAGCGCTTCGACGACCTGCTGAACCGGCCCGGCTGCCGCATCGAGCGCATCGTCTCCCACGGCCAGGCCAGCCCGCCGGGCTTCTGGTACGCACAGGACTGGGACGAATGGGTGCTGCTGCTCGCCGGCCACGCCCTGCTGCGACTGGACGGCGAGCCGGCGCCGCGCGCGCTGGCGGAGGGCGACCACCTGCTGATCCCGGCCGGCTGCCGCCACCGGGTCGAGGCCACCGCGGCGGACCGGCCGACGGTGTGGCTGGCGGTGCATCTCGACGCGCCGGCCCCGCCTGCGCCCGCCGCGTCCTAG
- a CDS encoding ZIP family metal transporter, translating into MSDTQTLNAELRNAWLLQARQHPLIAGGLLAALSALLALLLAGIANAFAAVEPLGLQRALLGGSAGFVATAGGALLAIGLGRVSQRSQDSMLGFAAGMMLAASAFSLILPGLAAAETILGSAPGAALVVVFGLGLGVLLMLGLDYFTPHEHASTGPCGPECERLNRVWLFVLAIALHNLPEGMAIGVGFAGGDLSVGLPLASAIAIQDIPEGLAVALALRSAGLAPGFSVLVAAASGLMEPLGALVGIGLSSGFALAYPVGLGLAAGAMIFVVSHEVIPETHRNGHQTQATLGLMLGFAVMMFLDTALG; encoded by the coding sequence ATGTCCGACACCCAGACCCTCAACGCCGAACTGCGCAACGCCTGGCTGCTGCAGGCCCGCCAGCACCCGCTGATCGCCGGCGGCCTGCTCGCCGCGCTCAGCGCGCTGCTGGCGCTGCTGCTGGCCGGGATCGCCAACGCCTTCGCCGCCGTCGAGCCGCTCGGCCTGCAGCGCGCGCTGCTCGGCGGCAGCGCCGGCTTCGTCGCCACCGCCGGCGGCGCGCTGCTGGCCATCGGCCTCGGCCGGGTGAGCCAGCGCAGCCAGGACAGCATGCTCGGCTTCGCCGCCGGGATGATGCTGGCGGCCAGCGCCTTCTCGCTGATCCTGCCGGGCCTCGCCGCCGCCGAGACGATCCTCGGCAGCGCGCCGGGCGCCGCCCTGGTGGTGGTGTTCGGCCTGGGCCTGGGCGTGCTGCTGATGCTCGGCCTCGACTACTTCACCCCCCACGAGCACGCCAGCACCGGCCCCTGCGGCCCGGAGTGCGAGCGGCTCAACCGGGTCTGGCTGTTCGTGCTGGCCATCGCCCTGCACAACCTGCCCGAGGGCATGGCCATCGGCGTCGGCTTCGCCGGCGGCGACCTGAGCGTCGGCCTGCCGCTGGCCAGCGCCATCGCCATCCAGGACATCCCCGAGGGCCTGGCGGTGGCCCTGGCGCTGCGCAGCGCCGGCCTGGCGCCGGGCTTCTCGGTGCTGGTCGCCGCCGCCTCCGGGCTGATGGAGCCGCTCGGCGCGCTGGTCGGCATCGGCCTGTCCAGCGGCTTCGCCCTGGCCTACCCGGTCGGCCTGGGACTGGCCGCCGGGGCGATGATCTTCGTGGTGTCCCACGAGGTGATCCCCGAGACCCACCGCAACGGCCACCAGACCCAAGCGACCCTCGGCCTGATGCTCGGCTTCGCGGTGATGATGTTCCTCGACACCGCGCTGGGCTGA
- a CDS encoding hemolysin family protein, whose product MSLTASHSLLLLALLILLSAFFSLAEIALAASRPVKLRQMADEGNAEALRVIAIQENPGHYFTVVQIGMNALAILGGIVGEGLLSPPFERLLAAWLSAEQATTLAFVASFVLTTSLFIVVTDLIPKQVAMAVPEQLAIRVIGPMRLLTTLLKPLVLVYAWLVGGVIALLKLPKQRDDSITPEDILAMTQAGAQSGTLAASEQQVIENIFELETRTLPSAMTHRDSIVYFLIDDPDALIRSRIADEPYSAYPVCDGGIDHIVGYVTIKDLFQRVLGDQPISLADPGLLRKPLVVPDRLTLAEVLKQFRQAGETFALIVNEYSLVVGLISLNDVMSIVMGDMVSPWYEEQIVRRDENSWLIDGVTPIQDVRRALEIDSVPHEDEYETLAGFLMTMLRRVPKRTDSVTWGGYTFEVMDVDSYRIDQVMVTRTAAPGAGEAQG is encoded by the coding sequence ATGTCCCTGACTGCCAGCCACAGCCTGCTCCTGCTCGCCCTGCTCATCCTGCTCAGCGCGTTCTTCTCCCTGGCGGAAATCGCCCTGGCCGCCTCGCGGCCGGTGAAGCTGCGGCAGATGGCCGACGAGGGCAACGCCGAGGCGCTGCGGGTCATCGCCATCCAGGAAAACCCCGGCCACTACTTCACCGTGGTGCAGATCGGCATGAACGCCCTGGCGATCCTCGGCGGCATCGTCGGCGAGGGCCTGCTCAGCCCGCCGTTCGAGCGCCTGCTCGCAGCCTGGCTAAGCGCCGAACAGGCCACCACCCTCGCCTTCGTCGCCTCCTTCGTGCTCACCACCTCGCTGTTCATCGTGGTCACCGACCTGATTCCCAAGCAGGTCGCCATGGCCGTCCCCGAGCAACTCGCCATCCGCGTCATCGGCCCGATGCGTCTGCTCACCACCCTGCTCAAGCCGCTGGTGCTGGTCTACGCCTGGCTGGTCGGCGGGGTGATCGCCCTGCTCAAGCTGCCCAAGCAGCGCGACGACAGCATCACCCCCGAGGACATCCTCGCCATGACCCAGGCCGGCGCCCAGTCCGGCACCCTGGCGGCCAGCGAACAACAGGTCATCGAGAACATCTTCGAGCTGGAAACCCGCACCCTGCCCAGCGCCATGACCCACCGCGACAGCATCGTCTACTTCCTGATCGACGACCCCGACGCGCTGATCCGCTCGCGGATCGCCGACGAGCCCTACTCGGCCTACCCGGTGTGCGACGGCGGCATCGACCACATCGTCGGCTACGTGACCATCAAGGACCTGTTCCAGCGCGTGCTCGGCGACCAGCCGATCTCCCTCGCCGACCCCGGCCTGCTCCGCAAGCCGCTGGTGGTGCCCGACCGCCTGACCCTTGCCGAGGTGCTCAAGCAGTTCCGCCAGGCCGGCGAGACCTTCGCCCTGATCGTCAACGAGTACAGCCTGGTGGTCGGCCTGATCAGCCTCAACGACGTGATGAGCATCGTCATGGGCGACATGGTCTCGCCCTGGTACGAGGAGCAGATCGTGCGCCGCGACGAGAACTCCTGGCTGATCGACGGCGTCACCCCGATCCAGGACGTGCGCCGCGCCCTGGAGATCGACAGCGTGCCCCACGAGGACGAGTACGAGACCCTCGCCGGCTTCCTGATGACCATGCTGCGCCGGGTGCCCAAGCGCACCGACAGCGTGACCTGGGGCGGCTACACCTTCGAGGTGATGGACGTCGACAGCTACCGCATCGACCAGGTGATGGTGACCCGCACCGCGGCGCCGGGCGCCGGCGAGGCGCAGGGCTGA
- a CDS encoding BCCT family transporter, translated as METSPRLARTLNPPVFFGSALLIFALVTFAVALPQTAQTLFGQVQNWIVGNASWFYVLAVALILITVVFLAVSRYGDIKLGPDHSQPDYSNTTWFAMLFSAGMGIGLMFFGVAEPVMHFVAPPVGEPNTVQAAREAMKLTFFHWGLHAWAIYAIVALILAFFCYRHNLPLTLRSALYPLIGERIHGPIGHAVDIFAILGTVFGVATSLGYGVLQINSGLNHLFDVPVGTAVQIALIVGVTALATLSVVTGLDKGIRILSELNLGLAVLLLALVLVLGPTVYLLQTFVQNTGSYLSEIVSKTFNLYAYEPTDWLGGWTLLYWGWWMSWSPFVGMFIARVSRGRTIRQFVTGVMFVPAGFTLLWMTVFGNGAIHMIMQDGLTSLADTVGQDSSLALFAFLEQFPLSSVLSTVAVLMVVVFFVTSADSGSLVVDMLASGGNPQTPLWQRIFWAASIGVVAIALLLADGLSALQTATIASALPFSVILLASMWGLLKALHLDSTKRVLRHQTSGHTRQARSPGGWQRRLRNLVMFPRRAHVNRFLAEVVLPAGEAVAEELRKQGLSARVESGDDQRIRLEVSHGSEVDFVYEVRPRAYVQPSFVMLEGDEREERKYFRAEVHLLEGGQDYDVMGWSRDEVIDDILDQYEQHMHFLHVVR; from the coding sequence ATGGAAACCTCCCCGCGCCTGGCGCGCACCCTCAACCCCCCGGTGTTCTTCGGCTCGGCTCTGCTGATCTTCGCCCTGGTCACCTTCGCCGTGGCCCTGCCACAGACCGCCCAGACCCTGTTCGGCCAGGTGCAGAACTGGATCGTCGGCAACGCCAGCTGGTTCTACGTACTGGCCGTGGCGCTGATCCTGATCACCGTGGTGTTCCTCGCCGTCAGCCGTTACGGCGACATCAAGCTCGGCCCCGACCACAGCCAGCCCGACTACAGCAACACCACCTGGTTCGCCATGCTGTTCTCCGCCGGCATGGGCATCGGCCTGATGTTCTTCGGCGTCGCCGAGCCGGTGATGCACTTCGTCGCCCCGCCGGTGGGCGAGCCCAACACGGTGCAGGCCGCCCGCGAGGCGATGAAGCTGACCTTCTTCCACTGGGGCCTGCACGCCTGGGCGATCTACGCCATCGTCGCGCTGATCCTGGCGTTTTTCTGCTACCGGCATAACCTGCCGCTGACCCTGCGCTCGGCGCTCTATCCGCTGATCGGCGAGCGCATCCACGGCCCCATCGGCCACGCGGTGGACATCTTCGCCATCCTCGGCACGGTGTTCGGCGTGGCCACCTCGCTGGGCTACGGCGTGCTGCAGATCAACAGCGGCCTCAACCACCTGTTCGACGTGCCGGTCGGCACCGCCGTGCAGATCGCGCTGATCGTCGGCGTCACCGCGCTGGCCACCCTGTCGGTGGTCACCGGGCTGGACAAGGGCATCCGCATCCTCTCCGAGCTGAACCTCGGCCTGGCGGTGCTGCTGCTGGCCCTGGTGCTGGTGCTCGGCCCCACCGTGTACCTGCTGCAAACCTTCGTGCAGAACACCGGCAGCTACCTGTCGGAGATCGTCAGCAAGACCTTCAACCTCTACGCCTACGAGCCGACCGACTGGCTGGGCGGCTGGACCCTGCTGTACTGGGGCTGGTGGATGTCCTGGTCGCCGTTCGTCGGCATGTTCATCGCCCGCGTCTCGCGCGGGCGGACCATCCGCCAGTTCGTCACCGGGGTGATGTTCGTCCCCGCCGGCTTCACCCTGCTGTGGATGACGGTGTTCGGCAACGGCGCCATCCACATGATCATGCAGGACGGCCTGACCAGCCTGGCCGACACCGTCGGCCAGGACAGCTCGCTGGCGCTGTTCGCCTTCCTCGAACAGTTCCCGCTGTCCAGCGTGCTGTCGACGGTGGCGGTGCTGATGGTGGTGGTGTTCTTCGTCACCTCGGCCGACTCCGGCTCGCTGGTGGTGGACATGCTCGCCTCCGGCGGCAACCCGCAGACCCCGCTGTGGCAGCGGATCTTCTGGGCCGCCTCGATCGGCGTGGTGGCCATCGCCCTGCTGCTGGCCGACGGCCTCAGCGCCCTGCAGACCGCCACCATCGCCAGCGCCCTGCCGTTCTCGGTGATCCTGCTGGCCTCGATGTGGGGGCTGCTCAAGGCCCTGCACCTGGACTCCACCAAGCGCGTGCTGCGCCACCAGACCTCCGGACACACCCGCCAGGCGCGCAGCCCCGGCGGCTGGCAGCGGCGCCTGCGCAACCTGGTGATGTTCCCGCGCCGCGCCCACGTCAACCGCTTCCTCGCCGAGGTGGTGCTGCCGGCCGGCGAGGCGGTGGCCGAGGAGCTGCGCAAGCAGGGCCTGAGCGCCAGGGTCGAGAGCGGCGACGACCAGCGCATCCGTCTGGAGGTCAGCCACGGCAGCGAGGTCGACTTCGTCTACGAGGTGCGCCCGCGCGCCTACGTGCAGCCCAGCTTCGTGATGCTCGAAGGCGACGAGCGCGAGGAGCGCAAGTACTTCCGCGCCGAGGTCCACCTGCTCGAAGGCGGCCAGGACTACGACGTGATGGGCTGGTCGCGCGACGAGGTGATCGACGACATCCTCGACCAGTACGAGCAGCACATGCACTTCCTCCACGTGGTGCGCTGA
- a CDS encoding YifB family Mg chelatase-like AAA ATPase → MSLAIVHSRAQLGLDAPAVSVEAHLANGLPSLTLVGLPETAVRESKDRVRSAIQSCGFEFPNRRITLNLAPADLPKEGGRFDLAIALGILAASGQLPAASLDGVECLGELALSGALRPLRGVLPAALAARAAGRALLVPRDNAEEACLARGLTVYAADHLLAVVAHLAGHTPLQPWIAAGLPQPAAAPGDIAEVQGQLAAKRALLVAAAGRHNLLLSGAPGTGKTLLASRLPGLLPALAEDEALEVAAIHSLAGSAALGGWPGRPFRQPHHNASGPALVGGGSRPRPGEISLAHHGVLFLDELPEFSRAVLDALRQPLESGEVVIARAQGTLRFPARFQLVAAMNPCPCGYLGDAERRCRCTPEQVQRYRARLSGPLLDRIDLHLHVRRETPRLQATAEGPDSAALARQVSAAHALQQQRQGCANAHLDLPGLQRHCHLAEADRQWLESAGERLRLSLRALHRVLKVARTLADLQGAPAIARAHLAEALQYRLGEHDGG, encoded by the coding sequence ATGTCCCTCGCCATCGTCCACAGCCGCGCCCAGCTCGGCCTCGACGCCCCCGCCGTCAGCGTCGAGGCGCACCTGGCCAACGGCCTGCCCTCGCTGACCCTGGTGGGCCTGCCGGAAACCGCCGTGCGCGAGAGCAAGGACCGCGTGCGCAGCGCGATCCAGAGCTGCGGCTTCGAGTTCCCCAACCGGCGCATCACCCTCAACCTGGCGCCCGCCGACCTGCCCAAGGAAGGCGGGCGCTTCGACCTGGCCATCGCCCTGGGCATCCTCGCCGCCAGCGGCCAGCTGCCCGCCGCCAGCCTGGACGGCGTCGAGTGCCTCGGCGAGCTGGCGCTGTCCGGCGCCCTGCGCCCGCTGCGCGGCGTGCTGCCGGCGGCGCTGGCCGCGCGCGCCGCCGGACGCGCCCTGCTGGTGCCGCGCGACAACGCCGAGGAGGCCTGTCTGGCCCGCGGGCTGACCGTCTACGCCGCCGACCACCTGCTCGCCGTGGTCGCCCACCTGGCCGGCCACACGCCGCTCCAGCCCTGGATCGCCGCCGGGCTGCCGCAGCCGGCGGCGGCGCCGGGCGACATCGCCGAGGTGCAGGGCCAGCTGGCCGCCAAGCGCGCCCTGCTGGTGGCAGCCGCCGGCCGCCACAACCTGCTGCTCAGCGGAGCGCCAGGCACCGGCAAGACCCTGCTGGCCAGCCGCCTGCCCGGCCTGCTGCCGGCGCTCGCCGAGGACGAGGCGCTGGAAGTCGCCGCCATCCATTCGCTGGCCGGCAGCGCCGCGCTCGGCGGCTGGCCGGGGCGGCCGTTCCGCCAGCCCCATCACAACGCCTCCGGGCCGGCGCTGGTCGGCGGCGGCAGCCGCCCGCGTCCCGGCGAGATCAGCCTGGCGCACCACGGCGTGCTGTTCCTCGACGAGCTGCCGGAGTTCTCCCGCGCGGTGCTCGACGCCCTGCGCCAGCCGCTGGAGAGCGGCGAGGTGGTGATCGCCCGCGCCCAGGGCACCCTGCGCTTTCCGGCGCGCTTCCAGCTGGTGGCGGCGATGAACCCCTGCCCCTGCGGCTACCTGGGCGACGCCGAGCGGCGCTGCCGCTGCACCCCGGAGCAGGTGCAGCGCTACCGGGCGCGGCTGTCCGGGCCGTTGCTCGACCGCATCGACCTGCACCTGCATGTGCGCCGCGAGACGCCGCGCCTGCAGGCCACCGCCGAGGGCCCGGACAGCGCCGCGCTGGCCCGCCAGGTGAGTGCGGCACATGCGCTGCAGCAGCAGCGTCAGGGCTGCGCCAACGCCCATCTCGACCTGCCGGGCCTGCAGCGCCACTGCCACCTCGCCGAGGCCGACCGGCAGTGGCTGGAAAGCGCCGGCGAGCGCCTGCGCCTGTCGCTGCGCGCCCTGCACCGGGTGCTCAAGGTGGCGCGCACCCTCGCCGACCTGCAGGGCGCGCCGGCCATCGCCCGCGCCCATCTGGCCGAGGCGCTACAGTACCGTCTGGGCGAGCACGACGGCGGCTAA
- a CDS encoding accessory factor UbiK family protein, with product MLPPKAVLDLLASQASRLFSADSPLPRAELEAQFKALLSGAFGKLDLVGRDEFDAQMAVLARTRARLEALEARVAELEARLEPPQPH from the coding sequence ATGCTGCCGCCCAAAGCCGTCCTCGACCTTCTCGCCAGTCAGGCCAGCCGCCTGTTCAGTGCCGATTCGCCGCTGCCGCGCGCCGAGCTGGAAGCCCAGTTCAAGGCCCTGCTGTCGGGCGCCTTCGGCAAGCTCGATCTGGTCGGCCGTGACGAATTCGACGCACAGATGGCGGTGCTGGCGCGCACCCGCGCGCGCCTCGAAGCCCTCGAAGCGCGCGTCGCCGAACTGGAAGCCCGCCTGGAGCCGCCGCAGCCGCACTAA
- the glnK gene encoding P-II family nitrogen regulator, with protein sequence MKLVTAIIKPFKLDDVRESLSEIGVQGITVTEVKGFGRQKGHTELYRGAEYVVDFLPKVKLEVAIADDQLDAVIDAITKAANTGKIGDGKIFVVNLEQAIRIRTGESGTDAI encoded by the coding sequence ATGAAGCTAGTCACCGCCATCATCAAACCCTTCAAGCTCGACGACGTGCGCGAGTCGCTGTCGGAAATCGGCGTACAGGGCATCACCGTTACCGAGGTCAAGGGCTTCGGCCGTCAGAAAGGCCACACCGAGCTGTATCGCGGTGCCGAGTACGTCGTCGACTTCCTGCCCAAGGTCAAGCTGGAAGTGGCGATTGCCGACGACCAGCTGGATGCGGTGATCGACGCCATCACCAAGGCCGCCAACACCGGCAAGATCGGCGACGGCAAGATCTTCGTGGTCAATCTGGAACAGGCGATCCGTATTCGTACCGGCGAAAGCGGTACCGACGCGATCTAA
- a CDS encoding ammonium transporter, whose product MENTDLIPLQYALDTFYFVICGALVMWMAAGFAMLEAGLVRAKNTTEILTKNVTLYAVACVMYMLVGYHIMYSSPEGGFLPSLGFLIGDEHAVEVVAAGGADAPYYSARADFFFQVVFVATAMSIVSGAVAERMKLWAFLAFAVVMTGFIYPVQGFWKWGSGFLNEAGFLDFAGSGVVHLCGASAALAGVLLLGARRGKYGANGQINAIPGANLPLASLGTFILWLGWFGFNGGSQLKMSTIEDANAVASAFLNTNMAAAGGLLAALVCARLLFGKADLTMALNGALAGLVAITAEPVAPSILAATLIGAVGGVLAVAGVVTLDKLKIDDPVGAISVHGLAGIWGLLAVPLSNGDATFAAQLLGIVCIFAWVFGASLVVWGILKVVIGLRVDAEEEYTGVDIAECGMEAYPEFTRKA is encoded by the coding sequence ATGGAAAACACCGACCTGATACCCCTGCAATACGCCCTCGACACCTTCTACTTCGTCATCTGCGGCGCCCTGGTCATGTGGATGGCCGCGGGCTTCGCGATGCTCGAAGCCGGCCTGGTGCGGGCCAAGAACACCACCGAGATCCTCACCAAGAACGTCACCCTGTATGCCGTGGCCTGCGTGATGTACATGCTGGTCGGCTACCACATCATGTACTCCAGCCCGGAGGGCGGCTTCCTGCCCAGCCTGGGCTTCCTGATCGGCGACGAGCACGCCGTCGAGGTGGTCGCCGCCGGCGGCGCGGATGCGCCCTACTACTCGGCGCGCGCCGACTTCTTCTTCCAGGTGGTGTTCGTCGCCACCGCCATGTCGATCGTCTCCGGCGCGGTGGCCGAGCGCATGAAGCTGTGGGCCTTCCTCGCCTTCGCGGTGGTGATGACCGGCTTCATCTACCCGGTGCAGGGCTTCTGGAAATGGGGCTCGGGCTTCCTCAACGAGGCCGGCTTCCTCGACTTCGCCGGCTCCGGCGTGGTCCACCTGTGCGGCGCCTCGGCGGCCCTGGCCGGTGTCCTGCTGCTCGGCGCGCGGCGCGGCAAGTACGGCGCCAACGGCCAGATCAACGCCATCCCCGGCGCCAACCTGCCGCTGGCGTCGCTGGGCACCTTCATCCTCTGGCTGGGCTGGTTCGGCTTCAACGGCGGCTCGCAGCTGAAGATGAGCACCATCGAGGACGCCAACGCGGTGGCCAGCGCCTTCCTCAACACCAACATGGCGGCGGCCGGCGGCCTGCTCGCCGCGCTGGTCTGCGCCCGCCTGCTGTTCGGCAAGGCCGACCTGACCATGGCCCTCAACGGCGCCCTGGCCGGTCTGGTGGCGATCACCGCCGAGCCGGTGGCGCCCTCGATCCTCGCCGCGACCCTGATCGGCGCGGTCGGCGGGGTGCTGGCGGTGGCCGGCGTGGTGACCCTCGACAAGCTGAAGATCGACGACCCGGTCGGCGCCATCTCGGTCCACGGCCTGGCCGGGATCTGGGGTCTGCTGGCGGTGCCGCTGAGCAACGGCGACGCCACCTTCGCCGCCCAGCTGCTCGGCATCGTGTGCATCTTCGCCTGGGTGTTCGGCGCCAGCCTGGTGGTCTGGGGCATCCTCAAGGTGGTGATCGGCCTGCGCGTCGATGCCGAGGAGGAATACACCGGCGTGGACATCGCCGAGTGCGGCATGGAGGCCTACCCGGAGTTCACCCGCAAGGCCTGA
- the sutA gene encoding transcriptional regulator SutA, with the protein MSEEELEQDDLDSVEGDEEEGFGAAPDDDGDSDDEAPAPVAKKTKKAVDPEELPSIEAKQKERDALARAMEEFLARGGKVQEIDSNVVADPPKKPEGKYGSRPI; encoded by the coding sequence ATGAGCGAAGAAGAACTGGAACAGGACGACCTGGACAGCGTCGAGGGCGACGAGGAAGAGGGATTCGGCGCCGCGCCGGACGATGACGGCGACAGCGACGACGAGGCTCCCGCCCCGGTCGCGAAGAAGACCAAGAAAGCCGTCGATCCGGAGGAGCTGCCCTCCATCGAAGCCAAGCAGAAGGAGCGCGATGCGCTGGCCAGAGCCATGGAAGAGTTCCTGGCGCGCGGCGGCAAGGTGCAGGAGATCGACTCCAACGTGGTCGCCGACCCGCCGAAGAAGCCGGAAGGCAAGTACGGCAGCCGCCCCATCTGA
- a CDS encoding HAD family hydrolase: protein MPVRLITFDLDDTLWDVAPVLYAAEAELLNWLARHAPRLGAAAAERLQHNRQWLLEREPILQGRISELRRRALRHSLEQAGYPAAEAARLAAAAFEHFLAARQRVTLFPEARPTLAQLSRQFRLGVLTNGNADVARIGIADYFQFAFNAEALGIGKPDPRIFHAALAAAGVPATAAVHIGDHPRDDIAGAQAAGLRAVWFNPQGAPWPGAGAPQAQIASLAELPALLARWHAGQP, encoded by the coding sequence ATGCCCGTGCGCCTGATCACCTTCGACCTCGACGACACCCTGTGGGACGTCGCCCCGGTGCTGTACGCCGCCGAGGCCGAACTGCTCAACTGGCTGGCGCGCCACGCGCCGCGTCTCGGCGCCGCGGCGGCCGAGCGCCTGCAGCACAACCGCCAGTGGCTGCTGGAACGCGAGCCGATCCTCCAGGGGCGGATCAGCGAACTGCGCCGCCGCGCGCTGCGCCACAGCCTGGAGCAGGCTGGCTATCCCGCCGCCGAGGCGGCGCGGCTGGCGGCGGCGGCCTTCGAGCACTTCCTCGCCGCCCGCCAGCGCGTCACCCTGTTCCCCGAGGCGCGCCCGACCCTGGCGCAGCTGAGCCGGCAGTTCCGCCTCGGCGTGCTGACCAACGGCAACGCCGACGTGGCGCGCATCGGCATCGCCGACTACTTCCAGTTCGCCTTCAACGCCGAGGCGCTGGGCATCGGCAAGCCCGACCCGCGCATCTTCCATGCCGCCCTCGCCGCGGCCGGGGTCCCGGCCACGGCGGCGGTGCACATCGGCGACCATCCTCGCGACGACATCGCCGGCGCCCAGGCGGCCGGCCTGCGCGCCGTGTGGTTCAACCCGCAGGGCGCGCCCTGGCCGGGCGCCGGCGCCCCGCAGGCGCAGATCGCCAGCCTCGCCGAGCTGCCGGCGCTGCTCGCGCGCTGGCACGCCGGGCAGCCCTGA
- a CDS encoding tyrosine-type recombinase/integrase, which yields MHREPDARRAPAADQPAADAAAPSAEQAADDAFLLCRDLAMLELFYCSGLRLIELSALDCAQLDLDAGRLRVAGHGGLCRDLPLARAARQALQAWLQQRATCAAASPALFVARNGQRLTGRAVQQRVRRAGIARLQGSPQAPLGEPPEPGRAAPEWSARAADFQHLAQVYRQAHPRARRAAAAPDGEFED from the coding sequence ATGCACCGCGAACCGGACGCCCGCCGCGCACCTGCCGCCGACCAGCCCGCCGCCGACGCGGCCGCGCCCAGCGCCGAGCAGGCGGCGGACGACGCCTTCCTGCTCTGCCGCGATCTGGCCATGCTGGAACTCTTCTACTGCTCCGGGCTGCGCCTGATCGAGCTGAGCGCGCTGGACTGCGCGCAGCTCGACCTCGACGCCGGCCGGCTGCGCGTCGCCGGACACGGCGGCCTGTGCCGCGACCTGCCGCTCGCCCGCGCGGCGCGTCAGGCGCTGCAGGCCTGGCTGCAGCAGCGGGCCACCTGCGCCGCGGCGAGCCCGGCGCTGTTCGTCGCCCGCAACGGCCAGCGCCTGACCGGCCGCGCCGTGCAACAGCGGGTGCGCCGCGCCGGCATCGCGCGCCTCCAGGGCAGCCCGCAGGCGCCGCTGGGCGAACCGCCGGAGCCCGGCCGCGCGGCGCCCGAGTGGAGCGCCCGCGCGGCGGACTTCCAGCACCTCGCCCAGGTCTACCGCCAGGCCCATCCGCGCGCGCGCCGCGCCGCTGCCGCGCCCGACGGCGAGTTCGAGGACTGA